A genomic region of Desulfonatronum thiodismutans contains the following coding sequences:
- a CDS encoding HesA/MoeB/ThiF family protein — protein MTRSDTQNKLTDSAILERARASGRTIRQEVLLALEHGEMPLRYQRNGQCLSPSDQATLARAHVVLVGCGGLGGHVLESLVRSGVGRITAIDPDVFEPSNANRQLLATTRTMGRSKAQAAQARAGEINPLVEVLAVAEEVTLDRLHGAQAVADCLGGALHRRALQTMAAQAEIPLVSAAVSGWNVLVGSTWPGEPGLGEFMSNGAGPSVEQLQGNPCSTVALAASLQATELIHILLGIPSALRGNLLMADLVEMRFSTVSLHTRDS, from the coding sequence ATGACGCGATCCGACACGCAAAACAAGCTCACGGACAGCGCCATTCTGGAACGCGCCCGTGCGTCCGGTCGGACTATCCGCCAGGAAGTGCTGCTGGCCCTGGAGCACGGAGAAATGCCCTTGCGCTACCAGCGCAACGGTCAGTGTCTGAGCCCTTCGGATCAGGCCACCCTGGCCCGGGCGCACGTGGTTTTGGTCGGATGCGGCGGATTGGGCGGGCATGTTCTGGAATCCCTGGTTCGGAGCGGAGTGGGCCGGATCACGGCCATTGACCCGGACGTTTTTGAACCGAGCAACGCCAATCGCCAACTCTTGGCCACAACACGGACCATGGGCCGGTCCAAGGCGCAGGCAGCCCAGGCCCGAGCCGGGGAGATCAACCCCTTGGTCGAGGTTCTGGCCGTGGCCGAGGAAGTGACTCTGGACCGGCTGCACGGGGCTCAGGCCGTGGCCGACTGTCTGGGGGGGGCGTTGCATCGTCGCGCTCTGCAAACCATGGCCGCTCAAGCCGAGATCCCCTTGGTTTCCGCCGCGGTGTCCGGCTGGAACGTGCTGGTGGGCAGCACGTGGCCCGGAGAACCGGGGCTGGGCGAATTCATGAGCAACGGCGCTGGGCCTTCGGTGGAACAGCTTCAGGGCAATCCCTGCTCCACGGTGGCCCTGGCCGCCTCCCTGCAAGCAACGGAGCTGATTCATATCCTGCTCGGGATTCCCTCCGCGTTGCGCGGCAATCTGCTGATGGCCGACTTGGTTGAGATGCGTTTCTCCACGGTCAGCCTGCATACCCGGGACAGTTGA
- a CDS encoding class II fructose-bisphosphate aldolase — MPLCNLSQCLSGLPPEAAVGCFSVYNLESLLAVVAAAEAEGRPAVVSLDKHDLGHGKFGPLAHAALFMARKADVPLAVHLNHGRTLNGIREALELGLPSVMFDGSSLAMEENVRLTREAGELAHEAGELAHEAGELAHEAGAEIEGEYGPLLVQAEDLPPVLDFLERTKVDFLAFSVPKGLPHSAYAERIFLLAELSVRTSVPLVLHGASRLSEDLLRQALRSGVCKVNVHTEILRTLARGIEKGQSRDAAKNPLVWLETAVEEVQNMVRERIQLYHSGTLFPS; from the coding sequence ATGCCGCTTTGCAATCTCAGCCAATGCCTGAGCGGCCTTCCCCCGGAAGCGGCGGTAGGCTGTTTCAGCGTCTATAATCTGGAAAGCCTCCTGGCCGTGGTGGCTGCGGCGGAGGCGGAAGGCAGGCCCGCCGTCGTTTCTCTGGATAAGCATGACCTGGGACATGGCAAATTCGGTCCCCTGGCCCACGCGGCCTTGTTCATGGCCCGGAAAGCGGACGTGCCTCTGGCCGTGCATTTAAACCACGGTCGGACTCTGAACGGAATCCGGGAAGCTCTGGAACTGGGCTTGCCGTCGGTGATGTTCGACGGTTCCAGCCTGGCCATGGAGGAGAATGTTCGGTTGACCCGTGAAGCCGGTGAATTGGCCCACGAAGCCGGTGAATTGGCCCACGAAGCCGGTGAATTGGCCCACGAAGCCGGGGCCGAGATCGAAGGCGAATACGGCCCGCTCCTCGTCCAAGCCGAGGATCTGCCTCCTGTGCTGGATTTTCTGGAGCGGACCAAAGTCGACTTTCTGGCCTTTTCGGTCCCCAAGGGGCTCCCGCATTCCGCATACGCCGAGCGCATCTTCCTGCTGGCCGAACTTTCCGTCAGGACGTCCGTCCCGCTGGTTCTGCACGGAGCCAGCCGCCTGTCGGAAGACCTGCTCAGGCAAGCCTTGCGGAGCGGCGTGTGCAAAGTGAACGTGCATACGGAAATCCTGCGCACCCTGGCCCGGGGGATTGAGAAGGGGCAGAGCCGGGATGCAGCGAAGAATCCCCTGGTCTGGCTGGAAACTGCCGTTGAAGAAGTTCAGAACATGGTACGCGAGCGGATCCAGCTCTATCACTCCGGGACTCTGTTTCCTTCATAA
- a CDS encoding amino acid ABC transporter ATP-binding protein, whose protein sequence is MNEHASADMVIRIEGLHKWFGPFHALKDIHLDVARGERVVICGPSGSGKSTLIRCINRLEIHQRGRILVDGIELTDDLKRIDRVRREVGMLFQNFNLFPHLTIMENCTMAPLWVRRMPLEEARKQAMHYLERVRIPDQADKYPAQLSGGQQQRAAIARCLCMSPKIMLFDEPTSALDPEMIKEVLDVMVDLAKSGMTMLCVTHEMGFAREVADRVVFMDDGEIIEANTPLEFFRNPRTDRAKLFLSQILSH, encoded by the coding sequence ATGAACGAACACGCGTCAGCGGACATGGTCATCCGGATCGAAGGGCTGCACAAGTGGTTCGGCCCGTTTCACGCCCTGAAGGACATTCATCTGGACGTGGCCCGGGGCGAGCGGGTTGTGATCTGCGGTCCCTCGGGCTCCGGCAAGTCCACCCTGATCCGGTGCATCAACCGCCTGGAAATCCATCAGCGCGGTCGGATTCTGGTGGACGGGATCGAGTTGACCGACGATCTGAAACGCATCGACCGGGTGCGCCGGGAAGTGGGCATGCTGTTCCAGAACTTTAATCTTTTCCCGCACCTGACGATCATGGAAAACTGCACCATGGCCCCGCTCTGGGTGCGGCGCATGCCCCTGGAAGAGGCCCGGAAACAGGCCATGCACTATCTGGAACGGGTGCGCATCCCGGATCAGGCGGACAAATATCCGGCCCAGCTCTCCGGCGGCCAGCAGCAACGGGCGGCCATTGCCCGCTGTCTGTGCATGAGTCCGAAAATCATGCTTTTCGATGAGCCCACCAGCGCCCTGGACCCGGAAATGATCAAGGAAGTCCTGGACGTGATGGTGGACCTGGCCAAGTCCGGAATGACCATGCTTTGCGTGACCCACGAAATGGGCTTTGCCCGGGAAGTGGCCGACCGGGTGGTCTTCATGGACGACGGAGAAATCATCGAGGCCAACACGCCGCTGGAATTCTTCAGGAATCCGCGCACGGACCGGGCCAAGCTGTTTCTTTCCCAGATCCTTTCGCACTGA
- a CDS encoding Txe/YoeB family addiction module toxin translates to MPWTTKARGVRSSNSKPRSALRSKPRITVFQSEFREDLRHWVKTDRKTALRVLDLVDAILRDPFQGIGKPEPLKHLASGIWSRRITQEHRLVYLVRDERIDFLQARYHY, encoded by the coding sequence GTGCCCTGGACGACGAAGGCGAGGGGGGTACGCTCCAGCAACTCAAAGCCGAGGTCGGCATTGCGGAGTAAGCCGCGAATCACCGTTTTTCAGTCGGAATTTCGAGAAGACTTGCGCCATTGGGTCAAAACTGACCGCAAGACGGCCCTGCGCGTCCTGGATCTCGTGGACGCGATCCTCCGTGACCCGTTCCAGGGCATCGGCAAACCCGAACCCCTCAAACATCTCGCCTCAGGCATTTGGTCCCGACGCATCACCCAAGAGCACCGCCTTGTTTATCTGGTCCGGGATGAGCGGATCGATTTTCTTCAGGCCAGGTATCATTACTGA
- a CDS encoding alanine dehydrogenase, which produces MRIGIPKEIKPQEGRAALLPRQVQRLTRAGHAVLVESGTGLLARASDQDYEAVGATVLPTAKEIFDSARLIVKVKEVLPPEYPLLRPEHIILTNIHAAMNKEELDVFLRVGLIAISAENTHRFGSPNCVLAGEVGALEAVRLCLATYGGTGRHFMGHFGEPALKALVLGLGNVGRGAVRTLLGLGATVIGLDVFEGARKAAALDWHDRNLLVGDVTELERHLEDVDAVVNCVLWPKERPDHLITREMLGRLKPGAVIVDISCDRAGAIETSRPTTWADPVYEVDGVRHFCVDNIPGAVPVTASAGYGEALLDKILAIAAKGVVQACKDDPWLARGLTCAKGTLLLEEAARYQQRDFTPVQTWLEAGPMG; this is translated from the coding sequence ATGCGGATCGGCATTCCCAAGGAAATCAAACCCCAGGAAGGACGGGCGGCTCTGCTGCCCAGACAGGTTCAACGACTGACGCGGGCCGGACACGCCGTGCTCGTGGAATCCGGCACGGGCTTGCTGGCCCGCGCTTCAGACCAGGATTACGAGGCGGTCGGTGCCACGGTGCTGCCGACGGCCAAGGAAATTTTCGACTCGGCCCGGTTGATCGTCAAGGTCAAGGAGGTTCTGCCGCCGGAGTACCCGCTGCTCCGGCCTGAACATATCATCCTGACCAACATCCACGCGGCCATGAACAAGGAGGAGCTGGACGTCTTTCTCCGGGTCGGCCTGATCGCGATATCCGCGGAGAACACGCACCGCTTCGGCTCGCCCAACTGCGTCCTGGCCGGAGAAGTGGGCGCGTTGGAGGCCGTGCGGCTGTGCCTGGCGACCTACGGCGGCACGGGGCGGCATTTCATGGGCCACTTCGGAGAACCCGCCCTGAAGGCGTTGGTTCTGGGGCTGGGCAACGTGGGACGCGGGGCCGTGCGCACCCTGTTGGGGCTGGGGGCCACGGTGATCGGACTGGATGTTTTCGAGGGCGCGCGCAAGGCCGCGGCCCTGGACTGGCACGACCGGAACCTGCTTGTGGGGGATGTGACCGAGCTGGAACGCCACCTGGAGGATGTGGACGCGGTGGTCAACTGCGTGCTCTGGCCCAAGGAGCGGCCCGACCACCTGATCACCCGGGAAATGCTGGGCCGACTCAAGCCCGGGGCCGTAATCGTGGACATTTCCTGCGACCGGGCCGGGGCCATCGAGACCAGCCGCCCCACCACCTGGGCTGATCCGGTCTACGAGGTGGACGGGGTGCGCCATTTCTGCGTGGACAACATCCCGGGCGCTGTCCCGGTCACGGCCTCGGCCGGGTACGGCGAAGCCCTGCTGGACAAGATCCTGGCCATCGCGGCCAAGGGCGTGGTCCAGGCCTGCAAGGACGACCCCTGGCTGGCCCGGGGCCTGACCTGCGCCAAAGGCACGCTCCTGCTGGAAGAGGCGGCCCGCTACCAACAGCGGGATTTCACCCCGGTACAGACCTGGCTTGAGGCCGGTCCAATGGGATAA
- a CDS encoding type II toxin-antitoxin system Phd/YefM family antitoxin, with protein MLQTTYTHARANFSALCDTVAEDREIVIITRRKEQNVALIAVDELSGLMETAHLLRSAKNARRLVTALNRALDDEGEGGTLQQLKAEVGIAE; from the coding sequence ATGCTGCAAACCACCTATACTCATGCCAGGGCCAATTTTAGCGCACTCTGCGACACGGTTGCCGAAGATCGTGAAATCGTCATCATCACTCGCCGCAAAGAGCAAAATGTCGCCCTGATCGCCGTGGACGAACTGTCCGGTTTGATGGAAACGGCCCACTTGTTGCGGTCCGCAAAAAACGCCAGACGTCTGGTTACTGCCTTGAACCGTGCCCTGGACGACGAAGGCGAGGGGGGTACGCTCCAGCAACTCAAAGCCGAGGTCGGCATTGCGGAGTAA
- a CDS encoding DMT family transporter, giving the protein MVPAEILALCAALCWSFGGLIALVPARELGALPFNRLRMSMVFVMLALAALVTGGWWSLTLEHSSVLVVSAMVGIFLGDTALFAALRRLGPRRSGILFATNAPMTALLGILILGERMSPLTLVGCILVMIGVVMAIHFRSEAAARHAFEEVRGRLAVGVLIGLGAALCQAVSTIIAKPVLASGVDPVAASALRVGTAALALSATLLLPSSMFHSPAKITPKIAGLTALSGLVGMALGMTFLLAALARGTAGVVSTLSATSPVLILPILWVATRQRPAGPAWLGAILAVIGAACIFNGQAF; this is encoded by the coding sequence ATGGTTCCCGCTGAAATTCTGGCGCTCTGCGCCGCCTTGTGCTGGTCCTTCGGTGGACTGATCGCCCTGGTTCCGGCCCGTGAATTGGGTGCTCTGCCTTTCAATCGCCTGCGCATGTCCATGGTCTTCGTGATGCTCGCCCTGGCCGCCCTGGTCACCGGGGGCTGGTGGAGCCTGACCCTGGAACACTCCTCCGTGCTGGTTGTCTCGGCCATGGTGGGCATCTTCCTGGGGGACACGGCCCTGTTCGCGGCCTTGCGCCGGTTGGGACCGAGGCGTTCCGGAATCCTTTTCGCCACCAACGCCCCCATGACCGCGCTGCTGGGCATCCTCATTCTGGGCGAGCGAATGTCCCCGCTCACCCTGGTTGGATGCATCCTGGTGATGATCGGGGTGGTCATGGCCATCCACTTCAGGAGCGAGGCGGCGGCGCGGCATGCTTTCGAGGAGGTTCGCGGCCGGTTGGCCGTGGGCGTGCTCATCGGCCTGGGGGCCGCCCTGTGCCAGGCCGTGTCCACGATCATCGCCAAGCCCGTTCTGGCCTCGGGCGTGGACCCGGTGGCGGCCTCGGCCCTGCGCGTGGGCACCGCGGCCCTGGCCCTCTCCGCAACCTTGCTTCTACCGTCCTCCATGTTCCATTCCCCGGCCAAAATCACGCCCAAAATAGCCGGTCTGACCGCGCTCAGCGGTCTGGTGGGCATGGCCCTGGGCATGACCTTTCTTTTGGCCGCCCTGGCCCGGGGCACGGCCGGGGTGGTGTCCACCCTGTCCGCCACCTCCCCGGTGCTGATCCTGCCCATTCTCTGGGTCGCCACCCGCCAACGCCCGGCCGGTCCGGCCTGGCTGGGCGCGATTTTGGCGGTGATCGGAGCGGCCTGTATTTTCAACGGACAGGCGTTCTGA
- a CDS encoding UxaA family hydrolase, translating to MAIDYLVHEAADGVGVVVVEGVKAGQEITGWVMKEDQTVKTKVLNDIPIGHKLALKDFAVGDTVIKYNTDIGKVIAPIKQGEHAHVHNIKTKRW from the coding sequence ATGGCTATCGATTATCTTGTGCACGAAGCCGCGGACGGCGTGGGCGTCGTTGTGGTGGAGGGAGTGAAGGCTGGTCAGGAGATTACCGGCTGGGTGATGAAGGAAGACCAGACCGTCAAGACAAAGGTTCTCAATGACATCCCCATCGGCCACAAGCTGGCCCTCAAGGATTTCGCCGTGGGCGACACGGTCATCAAGTACAACACGGACATCGGGAAAGTGATCGCGCCCATCAAACAAGGCGAACATGCCCACGTTCACAACATCAAAACCAAAAGGTGGTAA
- a CDS encoding UxaA family hydrolase, which produces METKFLGYRRENGRVGVRNHVIILPLDDLSNSACEAVGNNVKGTLALPHAYGRLQFGEDLELHFRTLIGTGSNPNVAAVVVIGIEPQWTNRVVEGIAKTGKPVTGFAIEQNGDFNTICAASRKAMEYVQWASEIQRTECDVKELWISTKCGESDTTSGIATNPTVGNAYDKLYEKGATLLFGETTELTGGEHLVLERCVNDEVRKQFQYFFDRYAKVVDDHKTSDLSDSQPTKGNIEGGLTTIEEKALGNIQKIGTKAPVVGCLDKAETPTGPGLWFMDSSSAAAEMVTLCAAAGFVVHHFPTGQGNIIGNPILPVIKLCSNPRTLRTMSEHFDVDVSGLVRREINLDQAGDKLIDMTLRTANGRLTAAEALGHREFIFTRLYESA; this is translated from the coding sequence ATGGAGACCAAGTTTCTCGGATATCGTCGTGAAAACGGCCGGGTGGGAGTACGCAACCATGTGATCATCCTGCCCCTGGACGACCTGTCCAACTCGGCCTGCGAGGCAGTGGGCAACAACGTCAAGGGCACTCTGGCCCTGCCCCACGCCTACGGCCGTTTGCAGTTCGGCGAGGACCTGGAGCTGCATTTCCGGACCCTGATCGGCACCGGCTCCAACCCCAACGTGGCCGCCGTGGTGGTCATCGGCATTGAGCCTCAGTGGACCAACCGGGTCGTGGAAGGCATTGCCAAGACCGGCAAGCCAGTGACCGGGTTCGCCATCGAGCAGAACGGGGACTTCAACACCATCTGCGCCGCGTCCCGCAAGGCCATGGAATACGTGCAGTGGGCCAGCGAAATCCAGCGCACCGAGTGCGACGTGAAGGAGCTGTGGATTTCCACAAAGTGCGGCGAGTCCGACACCACGTCCGGCATCGCCACCAACCCCACGGTGGGCAATGCCTACGACAAGCTCTACGAAAAGGGCGCAACCCTGCTTTTCGGCGAGACCACGGAATTGACCGGCGGTGAGCACTTGGTGTTGGAGCGCTGCGTCAACGACGAGGTGCGCAAGCAGTTTCAGTACTTCTTCGACCGCTACGCCAAAGTCGTGGACGATCACAAAACCAGCGACCTGTCCGACTCCCAGCCCACCAAGGGCAACATCGAGGGCGGCCTGACCACCATCGAGGAAAAGGCCCTGGGCAACATCCAGAAGATCGGCACCAAGGCCCCTGTTGTCGGCTGCCTGGACAAGGCCGAGACGCCCACCGGCCCCGGCCTCTGGTTCATGGACTCCTCCTCCGCGGCAGCGGAAATGGTCACCCTGTGCGCCGCCGCCGGCTTCGTGGTCCATCACTTCCCCACGGGCCAGGGCAACATCATCGGCAACCCGATCCTCCCGGTGATCAAACTCTGCTCCAACCCCCGGACCTTGCGGACCATGAGCGAGCACTTCGACGTGGACGTGTCCGGTCTGGTGCGTCGGGAGATCAACCTGGATCAGGCCGGCGACAAACTCATCGACATGACCCTGCGCACGGCCAACGGCCGCCTGACCGCCGCCGAGGCCCTGGGACATCGGGAGTTCATTTTCACCCGGTTGTATGAGAGCGCTTAA
- a CDS encoding MoaD/ThiS family protein — protein MAEKMMGDNGQGAGRAEEAKVTVRVRLESILADHAPANPEAYPIPEGCTLAELIHQLGLREDQVMFAFVNGHMATLQTRLPDKASVSLCPYICGG, from the coding sequence GTGGCAGAGAAGATGATGGGCGATAACGGACAGGGAGCAGGACGAGCCGAAGAGGCGAAGGTAACTGTCAGGGTGCGGCTGGAGTCGATTCTGGCGGATCATGCGCCGGCGAATCCGGAAGCGTATCCCATTCCGGAAGGCTGCACCCTGGCGGAGCTGATTCATCAGTTGGGACTGCGTGAGGATCAGGTGATGTTCGCCTTTGTCAACGGTCATATGGCCACATTGCAAACCAGACTTCCGGACAAGGCCTCGGTTTCGCTTTGCCCTTACATTTGCGGCGGATGA
- a CDS encoding nickel-dependent lactate racemase family protein: MEIQLKYGKGTRTLRLPDQAEVVVMTPRDLPVISDPAVALHQALDAPLDALPLEQRPRPSSVAIAVPDETRPAPLKKLLPVLLKRIFQAWPELRPENVSVVVGGGLHPAPDVAQMGRILPKDLHGCAVVAHDALTSPMTSFGTTSRRTPVEVNAAIGEADLKIVVGMVDPHQFQGMTGGSKGITIGCASKAMIERNHSLMADPAARVGNIADNPTRLDLNEAGRMIGIDLAVNVCLNPAKQAVGLFVGEPEAALRAGAAVTEQVYGLPLDRPFEIVIASCGGDPKDICLYQAQKGLNMASQCAEEGGRILLLAACGQGVGDPHYEDYVRRFSCPVEQMREFAEQGFRMGAHKAFLFSRTLTRFTVVVHSELDAETLAACHLAKGEAQAALDGWLATYPEGRFPRIAVVPNANTTYFYRSTAGEE; encoded by the coding sequence ATGGAGATTCAGCTCAAGTACGGAAAAGGAACCAGAACGCTTCGGCTGCCGGACCAAGCCGAAGTGGTGGTGATGACCCCTCGGGATCTGCCGGTCATCAGCGATCCGGCCGTGGCCCTGCACCAAGCCCTGGACGCCCCACTGGACGCCCTGCCCCTGGAGCAACGGCCCAGGCCCTCGAGTGTGGCCATAGCCGTTCCGGATGAGACCAGGCCCGCGCCGTTGAAAAAGCTGCTCCCGGTGCTGCTCAAGCGGATTTTCCAAGCGTGGCCGGAACTGCGCCCGGAGAACGTGTCCGTGGTGGTGGGCGGCGGGCTGCATCCGGCCCCGGACGTGGCCCAGATGGGCCGCATTCTGCCGAAGGATCTGCACGGCTGCGCCGTGGTGGCCCACGACGCCCTGACCTCGCCCATGACGTCCTTCGGGACGACCTCACGGAGAACGCCGGTGGAGGTCAACGCGGCCATCGGCGAGGCGGACTTGAAGATCGTGGTGGGCATGGTCGATCCGCACCAGTTCCAGGGCATGACCGGCGGCTCCAAAGGCATCACCATCGGCTGCGCGTCCAAGGCCATGATCGAGCGCAACCATTCCCTGATGGCCGATCCCGCGGCCCGGGTCGGGAACATCGCGGACAATCCGACCCGGCTGGACCTGAACGAGGCCGGGCGGATGATCGGGATCGATCTGGCCGTGAACGTTTGCCTGAATCCAGCCAAACAGGCCGTGGGGCTGTTCGTGGGCGAGCCCGAGGCCGCGCTGCGGGCCGGAGCCGCTGTTACGGAACAGGTTTACGGCCTGCCCCTGGACCGGCCCTTTGAAATCGTCATCGCCTCCTGTGGCGGGGACCCCAAGGATATCTGTCTGTATCAGGCTCAGAAAGGGCTGAACATGGCCTCCCAGTGCGCGGAAGAAGGCGGGAGGATTCTGCTCCTGGCCGCTTGCGGCCAAGGGGTGGGCGACCCGCACTACGAGGACTACGTCCGGCGGTTTTCGTGTCCGGTGGAACAGATGCGCGAGTTCGCGGAACAGGGATTTCGCATGGGCGCGCACAAGGCGTTTCTGTTCAGCCGCACCCTGACCCGGTTCACCGTAGTGGTGCACTCGGAACTGGACGCCGAGACGTTGGCCGCGTGCCACCTGGCCAAGGGCGAGGCGCAAGCCGCGTTGGACGGGTGGCTGGCAACGTATCCGGAAGGCCGATTTCCACGCATTGCCGTGGTGCCCAACGCCAACACCACCTATTTTTATCGGTCCACGGCAGGGGAGGAGTAA
- a CDS encoding aldehyde ferredoxin oxidoreductase family protein translates to MPFGYNGKILVVDLTNQTWSVDEHDEAWYRTYWGGGALASWYMLRLIPPKADPLGTDNVLVFAASVLCGSGLSGFNRYTVAAMNPLTGGFGESEAAGYFGPELKHAGFDAVVFTGKAPRPVYLWINKGQVELRDAGGIWGLENAPALDAIREELGDKKVRIASIGPAGEKMVRLACVINELAHANGRCGMGAVMGSKNLKAVVARGDTASMTLAAPEALKELNKWHRARIGEHMPSVNMRKFGTVQHLMAQQNSGILPTRNWKDCQFEDAAKLGWDGYEKIQDGTHTCYKCSVACKRKVNNTSEKRYGGPEYETLAALGSMCGVGDLDAVCKGHERCNALGLDTVGTGAVVAMAMELAEKGILTADNLGGRAITFGDGPGMLELVEKIASRDGIGDILAEGVKRAAQHIGKGAEEYAFHVKGQEPAFHDPRGKTGVGLGFALSPTGADHIEAPHEVPFQGEGVKLVNPLGIFVAPQALDNGPDKVRYFIAGEKTWAMNNTLGLCNFVVAPLFSMTYDKLGEAVEAITGWRTSLHELMLAAERSIVLARMFNVREGMTSKDDKLFRRMFEPLPDGVLKGQTIDPDSFQQAVDLYYAMMGWDENGVPSKGTLYRLSLDWLV, encoded by the coding sequence ATGCCGTTTGGTTACAATGGAAAAATTCTCGTCGTGGACCTGACCAATCAAACCTGGTCCGTGGATGAGCATGACGAGGCCTGGTACCGCACTTACTGGGGCGGCGGAGCCCTGGCCTCCTGGTACATGCTCAGGCTCATTCCGCCCAAAGCCGATCCCCTGGGGACGGACAACGTCCTGGTCTTCGCAGCTTCCGTGCTTTGCGGTTCCGGCCTGTCGGGCTTCAACCGCTACACCGTCGCGGCCATGAACCCCTTGACCGGCGGGTTCGGGGAATCCGAGGCAGCGGGGTATTTCGGGCCGGAGCTGAAGCATGCCGGATTCGACGCCGTGGTCTTCACCGGCAAGGCCCCCAGGCCGGTCTATCTGTGGATCAACAAGGGCCAGGTGGAGCTGCGGGACGCCGGTGGGATCTGGGGCCTGGAAAACGCTCCGGCCCTGGACGCCATTCGCGAGGAATTGGGCGACAAGAAGGTCCGCATCGCCTCCATCGGGCCTGCCGGGGAAAAGATGGTCCGTCTGGCCTGCGTGATCAATGAGCTGGCCCATGCCAACGGCCGCTGCGGCATGGGCGCGGTAATGGGCTCCAAGAACCTGAAGGCCGTTGTGGCGCGAGGGGACACGGCGAGCATGACCCTGGCCGCCCCGGAGGCTCTCAAGGAGCTGAACAAATGGCACCGGGCCCGCATCGGCGAGCATATGCCTTCGGTGAACATGCGTAAGTTCGGCACGGTCCAGCACCTGATGGCCCAGCAGAACTCCGGTATTCTGCCCACCCGCAACTGGAAGGACTGCCAGTTCGAGGACGCGGCCAAACTGGGCTGGGACGGCTACGAAAAGATCCAGGACGGCACGCACACCTGTTACAAATGCTCCGTGGCCTGCAAGCGCAAGGTGAACAACACCTCGGAGAAGCGCTACGGCGGACCGGAATACGAAACCCTGGCCGCCCTGGGCTCCATGTGCGGGGTGGGCGACCTGGACGCGGTCTGCAAGGGCCATGAGCGCTGCAACGCCCTGGGTCTGGACACCGTGGGCACGGGCGCTGTGGTGGCCATGGCCATGGAACTGGCGGAAAAGGGCATTCTGACCGCCGATAACTTGGGCGGTAGGGCCATCACCTTTGGCGACGGACCCGGCATGCTGGAGCTGGTGGAGAAGATCGCGTCTCGTGACGGGATCGGCGACATTCTGGCCGAAGGCGTCAAGCGCGCGGCCCAGCACATCGGCAAGGGCGCGGAGGAATACGCCTTTCACGTCAAGGGCCAGGAACCGGCTTTTCACGACCCCCGGGGCAAGACCGGCGTGGGCCTGGGCTTCGCCCTGTCCCCCACGGGCGCGGACCACATCGAAGCCCCCCACGAAGTGCCCTTTCAGGGCGAGGGCGTGAAGCTGGTCAACCCGCTGGGCATCTTCGTCGCCCCTCAGGCTTTGGACAACGGGCCGGACAAGGTCCGCTACTTCATTGCCGGGGAAAAGACCTGGGCCATGAACAACACCCTGGGGCTATGCAATTTCGTGGTCGCCCCCCTGTTTTCCATGACCTACGACAAGCTGGGCGAGGCCGTGGAGGCCATCACCGGCTGGCGCACCAGCCTGCATGAACTGATGCTGGCGGCCGAGCGCTCCATAGTCCTGGCCCGAATGTTCAATGTCCGCGAGGGCATGACCAGCAAGGACGACAAGCTCTTCCGGCGGATGTTTGAACCGCTGCCCGACGGCGTGCTCAAGGGCCAGACCATTGACCCGGATTCCTTCCAGCAGGCCGTGGATTTGTACTACGCCATGATGGGCTGGGACGAGAACGGCGTACCCAGCAAGGGGACGCTGTACAGGCTGAGTTTGGATTGGCTGGTGTGA